A window of Candidatus Neomarinimicrobiota bacterium contains these coding sequences:
- a CDS encoding fibronectin type III domain-containing protein: MKSFAFLVTILHIFSNLSAQVPSAPSNFVATASSGGDAIELTWTDNSNNELWFEIEREVDDDDNWIDVVNKTENATEHTDSGLGAGSYEYRIRSANASGSSDWVYSSVVILPCAPPSNFVATASSGGDAIFLSWTDNSNNELWFEIEREV, encoded by the coding sequence ATGAAGTCCTTTGCCTTTTTAGTCACCATACTACATATATTTTCTAATCTATCAGCCCAAGTTCCCAGTGCTCCCTCGAACTTTGTTGCCACAGCATCATCCGGTGGTGATGCGATTGAACTTACATGGACTGATAATTCAAATAATGAGTTATGGTTTGAAATTGAAAGAGAAGTGGACGATGATGATAACTGGATCGATGTAGTAAATAAAACAGAAAATGCAACAGAACACACTGATTCTGGTCTTGGAGCAGGTAGCTATGAATATAGAATCAGATCCGCAAATGCTTCCGGATCATCTGATTGGGTCTATTCAAGTGTGGTTATTTTGCCATGTGCGCCTCCTTCGAACTTTGTTGCCACAGCATCATCCGGTGGTGATGCGATTTTTCTCTCATGGACTGATAATTCAAATAATGAGTTATGGTTTGAAATTGAAAGAGAAGTG
- a CDS encoding FlgD immunoglobulin-like domain containing protein, which yields MKSDHSKSDLICIVAAVSVLMGIEVLDAQVTPTNQWVDFYSSNTIVLNGGPIAVGAVVDAYDPDGVHCGTYTVDTEGSYGFLHVYRDDATTTEDEGAIEGDKITFTIYGSPTNVAGPDDNMWTANGDAWQVDLQATVGLADEDLMPEGHMLYQNYPNPFNLITTLKYDLPERADVTITINDILGRQVRSLVNGMEEPGQKSAIWDGTNDLGQQVSAGVYLYTIKAGDFVQIRKMLLLK from the coding sequence ATGAAAAGTGATCATTCAAAGTCAGATTTGATTTGTATTGTGGCTGCAGTGAGCGTGTTAATGGGGATTGAAGTCTTGGATGCGCAGGTTACTCCGACCAATCAGTGGGTGGACTTCTACAGTTCGAACACGATAGTACTCAATGGAGGACCTATTGCAGTGGGAGCGGTAGTAGATGCGTATGATCCTGATGGGGTTCATTGCGGCACATACACTGTTGATACGGAAGGGAGTTACGGATTCTTACATGTCTATCGGGATGACGCGACAACCACTGAAGATGAGGGGGCAATTGAGGGTGATAAGATAACGTTTACGATCTATGGATCTCCTACCAATGTCGCTGGGCCAGACGATAATATGTGGACGGCTAATGGTGACGCTTGGCAGGTTGATCTGCAGGCGACTGTTGGCTTAGCTGATGAAGATTTAATGCCAGAAGGACATATGCTTTATCAGAATTACCCCAATCCCTTCAATCTTATCACGACCTTGAAGTATGATCTTCCTGAGAGGGCTGATGTAACGATAACTATCAATGACATCTTGGGGAGGCAGGTTAGAAGCCTTGTTAATGGTATGGAGGAACCGGGCCAAAAGTCAGCCATTTGGGATGGAACCAATGACCTCGGCCAACAGGTCAGTGCTGGAGTTTACCTTTACACGATTAAGGCCGGTGACTTTGTTCAGATCCGTAAGATGTTATTGCTCAAATAA